Genomic DNA from Coffea arabica cultivar ET-39 chromosome 7e, Coffea Arabica ET-39 HiFi, whole genome shotgun sequence:
ctttttttcaccATATGTTCTATTTCAAAAGTGCTAACGATTGCTTATCACAAAACTGCCCTGTCGAGTGGTGCATTAAAATACAACCATCACAGCAATTACTCTCCTTGGAGTAACGCACTACTGCCTTTTCATccccatcctttttttttttgaaagcttTATAAGGTCCACCTCGGTATTATCCAGTCGCCGGTTATCTCACTATAGACAGGATGCGTCATGTAAATTTGAGACAAATAAAAAGATATTGATGCGCCTTACTACATTAACGGAATCAGGCTTCCACGAATCAGACAAGATTTAAATAGCTAAGCTTAACTTTTATCCTATCCGATTTCCCGATTTGACAAAAAACTTAATCTAATGGCCCGTAGCCCATCCCTTTAAATGGCATTCCTTGGTAATTGACAAAGTAAATGTAGGCACTACTTTTTAATTATTACGTCATGGCCATGTATTTCCATATAATAAGTACTAGTGTTAAAGGCAAACCCATGTATGTGCAATTtaagaataaattaatttttatgaaatttttttgggtaaaaacaAAAAGCCTCGTGGTAAATCTAATACATAGAAAAGCCCCACATGATTTCAAAACGAGCAACACGACacttcatgttttgaactaaattgtaaaagtgacCGAATTCGTTAAACTTTATGGAAATggataaaataacaaaaatgccctgatataattaaacaaaagacagttcaacaaaatcatttgttttattctctagagagagagagaattgagggttaaggggtagaacaggtaaatttgttaaaaattaggtataaaaattattattttttgttccaataagtcatttccgttaaatttaacagaTTCCGTCATTTGTACAATTTAGTTCGAAACATGAAATGTCATGTTGTACGTTTAGAATTTACGAGGGTCTTTTATGTGTATTAAGTTTACCACGaggggtttttttgttttttacccaatTTTCTTTAATGAATCGATAGTTATCTTGGTAGTCATGTCAATTGATAGTTATCTTGGTAATTAaacctttttttaaaataaaaagtttGGATATTTACACCAATTGGTAATTGCAACAAAAATTATGTTGGTTGTCTATAATTGGATAGTTAGGATAAAATTTGTGaggataaaaataaaagtttaaaaagTGACAAAAGATGTTTAATGGATAATAGAGATAAAGGTTAATGGATAATAGAGATAATGGTAAATTTGAAAATACAGAATGTTAACACCAAATAAATTACCTACATAGACTTTATTAGTGTAATGATGCCATTAGGAATTTAACTGCTTGATAATTTTATCTTTAAGGGATTACTGAATTCCACTCCAATGCAACATTACATAGAGCCTTGATAGATCCGGTTTAGGCTCCTAAAGAAAATTTTATGGTTAGTATTGAACCTTTTCCCTTATTAAAATAGATTAAGCTTATATACATTATccgtgtatatactatcactaTTAGATATATGACACgtgtgtaaaatttgaatttaaaatttaaaatttgttcaTATGTCATCCACTGaacagtgatagtgtatacattgaccatgtatataaaatttactctattaAAATACTTTAATTTGTGCTTGGAGTTATGTAGTGCATTGATTGGGTACCCTAGGTCTTttccttattattattattattattattctgaAGACATAATTTATCTAAATATTTCCTAAAAGCGATGCACGTAAAGTGAAACATAACATATATAACAAATGTATGGTTATTAAGAAAATGTTACAAAATCCAGTTCAGATGATTCTGTTGTTGGTTTTTAGATATAAAAAAAGTGATACACgcaaccaaataaataaaatgaaaggtTCCATGTATTGTTAGTAAATTTGTAGCATTGATGGTTGGGTACCACGTTTAGCGATCCACTAAGTACACCGGACACATTCTCTATAAATATAAGACATTTGTGTACAAGTCCAAACACAACAGCTCCTTAGCCTTCACTCCACCCTTATAAATAAGTCCTCAGCCTCGCTACTTCTAGCTAGTACTGTTCTTCTCTATTCTACACCGAaatacagtaaaaaaaaaaaagcctctgAGTCTGAAGGGGTAGTGAAAAAAGagtaaagagaaagaaaggaggAGTGATCAGAGAGACTACCAAAGATGACAAGCAGCATGAGCCATCAAGCTGATCAGCAAATGGTTCTCATTTCTCAGTATTATCCCGGTATATATTCTCAACTGGCGCCTGCAGAACAAGGTTGGTTTTACACTACGAGTACCCATCAAGAACTTTCTGAGCATTTTTTGtcttttacttttttgttttttttcccttttggggCTATATGCATGCGAGTTCAAAATTTTCTACTTAGATTATTTCATTCAATATCAACTTCTTGTTATGTATCACGATAGGGGAAGTGAAATCACGAAGACGTCGTAAGAAGAACAGAGGAGGAGAGAGCAGCAGCAGTGGCGTGAGGAAGAGGAAGCTGAGCCAGGAACAAGTGAATCTTTTGGAGATCAACTTTGGAAGTGAGCACAAGTTGGAGTCGGAGAGGAAAGACAGGCTTGCCTCAGAGTTGGGGCTTGACCCTCGCCAGGTGGCAGTTTGGTTTCAGAACAGAAGGGCTCGATGGAAGAGCAAGAAGCTGGAGGAAGAGTACTCCAAACTCAAGTCTGAACACGAGAACACTGTCGTCGAGAAATGCCGCCTTGAAACTGAGGTATCCTCCGGCCGCCCCATCTCTTAAATTTCCTTCTCATttctctttctatttttttttaatttattataaattaCCTAAAAATCATTCTTAGTTTCTCAAAGTCGTGGTATCATGATTTGGCAATATGAAGATAAACAATCAACTTGGCTTATCGGGCAAAAATATCTTTAACGATAGAGGCTTCAAGTTTAGAAGTAGACCCTTCAttgcaaagaagaaaaggaagagtaaGCGGGGCCGCCATGTCGGAAATTTCATTTAAACGAACAGACTCACATGAAAAGATCCGAAGATAGTGGTGAATTTGTATTTAATGTTAGTTTGGTTTCTGTTCTTTTGAATTTAGAATGAGATATTGAGCCAGTCATTCTATTGAGCCAGATAGGCCTGCCTtagctattttttttctttccctattAAAGCGGCCTATGTCTTGCTGATCACTTGAGCgtctacagtttttttttttttggttaaaaagaATGTTTTAAAGTTGTCAAACTTTTGTTTCAAGTTTTTACTAACATTTTTTATTTGGTCCAAGTTTCTGCATTTACCTCGTTAGCTTTTGGAGCGGTAATAACTTCTAGTTTCTATAAATTCACAGGAATTTTCCTTGTGCAATCATGCCATTCTATTTAAAGGCATTctaacttttcttttcctccttgATCTGGAACCACCAAGTTTAGAATATGCATGAACCCAAGGCTCGAAAAAGGCCATGTCTTCTTGTTAGGATGTCATAATGAAGGTGGCACCGAACCCAACCAGTGAAATACTGAAATTTGGACATGGAATATGGAGACTGCCACCCCCAAAGACAGCAAAACGTACATTTTCTTACAATTAACAAGAATCCGTACTCAGTTGTTTAAGGTGGCCATTTTTTGTTCACAACGTGCATGGTGGAAGTGCACATGACCTTTCAGCCCACGTGGTCCTTCGCTGACGGTTCTTGTAaattttcacacacacacacagagtcAAATACTTCATGGTCCCAACCTCGCTAGTTTGATCCCAGAGATTGAATGTAGTCTTGTGATCAACCTCAACCTCTCATGGCAAACAGTAGCTAGTGATCTTGTTAGCATTTTCTAGTAGCTCTGATTTATTGTCTATCTTCAACACAAGCTGAGAAAAGTTTGTTCTCATTTGTGAACAGGTTCTGAAGCTGAAAGAACAAGTGTCTGAAGCTGAGAAGGAGATACACAGGCTGCTGGAGAGGTCAGATGGGGTTTCAAGCAACAGCCCGAGTTCATCATTCTCAATGGAGGCAATAGAGCCACCATTTTTGGGGGAGTTTGGAATGGAAGGATTCGAGAATGTCTTTTACGTGCCGGAAACCAATTACGTTAACGGATTGGAATGGGTCAACATATATAATATGTAACTATTGGTAGCAGTATTAATTTAGTAGTAACTAATATTGATTGTATATGTAGAGATAGTGACCAACTGATGTACATCTTTTTTCCTGGCTTTCTGCTCAGTGTTTCTAGTCTAGTGATCAATGATATTGACTACCGTTAATTAGCAAAATGGAACTTGTCTCCTACACAACTTACTTACTTTTTGACTCACTGCAGCAAGTCTTCgtaattcatatcttttgatcctgtttttttttcttccttttttttgtttttttttttgggggggtggggggggcATCTTCTGATCCAGTGTTGTAACATCAAACCAGAAACATCGTATCTGGCTTTATCCTCATTCCCTTGACATGAAAAGCTGACTGAGGAACTCAGCAggcttcttccttttttttttttttttggggtataaTTTGATAGTGTATTTCAGCCTGAATCTGATAACCTGATCGACATGcataggtttgtttggattgggttttatttccccaaatttatttgcttacatcatcattacaatttccaatataCCTTTTAccttctcaattacctttttatctcacatacatcacatcacaaagagtgttacagtaaaaatatctctaataattcacaatccaaacagacttCTGTAGCTAGGTGGAACAGCTAGTATGTATTTTGAAGATGATTAATCAATCAAGCGACCTCTTCAACTACCTTCAAAACTTTAATATTACGATTCTAACGAGGATCATCGAATACTTGCAAGGTGAAATGGAGACGAGGAAGAGGCTAGAGATGAGGAAATACATAGCCCATAATGAGGACATTTTTGTCTTTTGGGTAAAGATGGATCGTATGACGAGTCCATGGTCCATGCACGTTCACTTGGTCACATGTTTGACTGAACCGATTCTCCGGTCTAAAACTGTAGAGCTCAGCTCCTAGAAAGTGACCTAAagcttcttcattttttttttcgtgggaaagctttatatatatatataaattatgtGTGGCATTGGCTCAAGGGGATGATGATGCTTTGCGGAATATTTGTACCTCAAACATTATGAGCATTAGacaacaaaatatatatatatcagtcAAGTTACTTGGACTGACATGCTACAGACATTGCCGACAATTCTCTGTTGTTTCGCTTGTATATTATTTCAGAATTTTTTGTTAGGACCAGCGAATGCTGCAaggttggatcaagtattaatTTCCAAATTAGGAATTGCTCATTAAAGTTCGAGTTCTTCAGTTATAATGAGAaagtttttaattcttttagaaGTTGTTATCCAGAGCACGATTTTACGTCTTTTCAACAAAACAGTCGCGTTCATCTGTATCTGATGCAATGATCGCTTTAAAAAGAGCAAGAATATTCTTTACTATTGCTACTGTCAACAACTAACCTTAGGAATTTGGATCCCAAAAAGTaagaaaagggataatttcagaaacctcccctgaggtttctgacaatttcactgacctcccctgaggtttccacaattgcactgacctccctGGCAGAACTTGGGACCCAATTGCTGACATCATATAATGCAAAATTACTATTATACCCAAGACATTTTGTGTTATTATAGGACTAAAATATGATAAGGCAGATGGTGTTTTTGGATAGTATtggattgcatttctatttattTAATGTATGGTTATGAAATTTGTAATGAtattactcttggattgcagtTTTGGTTTGCACCTTATTACTGTTAATGTTTTATAAATGACTGTTTTAGTTCTTGGATTACACCTTACCTccaaaatttgggaatttacccaaattttccattttctaatattcctacaaatatgcaaaattatgcatatCCCTCAAATCTACCCAATATTaatgttttgttaaactctaaataacaaaaatatgaaatataatatttaaatatattttaatacacACAAGTTGGACGGGTAACTAGTGTGTCAGAGAGTTGCCATAATCTCCTTAAACCCGCATGCGGGTTTAAAGAGTATTTGGATATTCTCATATGCACCTATGCAAATCGAACAAACCGGATATCTTATCcgtatcccatttttttaaataaaattcttataaatttgaaaaataaaatcaaatttagatgtattagggttttaaaaatattatataagtgataaaaattttataaattgtaaaaataaaatcaaatttaaataattaaatgttatatttgcataagaaataatacaataatcataataatgataatacaataatattggtgtaataaaactgccattaatttaaatatttacttataatgcccaaagagcctaattaccaattttttcttctcgcgctcaaatataacattaacccgcatgcgagctaacattgaaatagaaaaaacacagaatcccgcttgcgggtttcaaCGTTATTATGCAGGCGGGATTTTAACCTGCTTGCTTGTGAACATGTACCACATTGCTTTGAATTTTTGTGACAAGAGGAAAGCTTTGTCTGATGAATGTATTTGTGAAATGACCTGAGTGGTGGTAGATGGGTTAATTGGGTCGGTTGCGTTACCCAATTGTTTATATCCATAAGTAAAATTTTATGATTCCCATACCCATCCCCTcactttttcttatttatttctgatttttattagttttcattAATTCACTAATATAACTTGTACACCTACCTTAAGGGCATTTATGGGAACAAAATTTCCTCTCTTTCCTGaaaacacttttttatgtttaCTTTTGTGGTCATGGGCTGATTTTGTTACAaaatcagaaacctcaagggaggttagtgtaattgtggaaacctcaggggaggtcagtgaaattgtcagaaacctcaggggaggtttctgaaattatcccgtAAGAAAAAGTAAAACCTTTGCTTCTAAGTTCGGATTGCTTGTGGTCTGATGGGGGGGAGATAAAAGTCCTAAATTCGGGTTAAAATAAGACGCATGCACGACAATTAACGCTCAACGAGTGGACGAGTAAATGACAAACCAATTAAAAAGTTCCTCGTGGACGACAAAGAAAGATCAAgtagaaacaaaaaataataataataatctttGTTTTACCCAAACAATAAGCTAAATTAATCTGAGACACCGTTTGGATTGAAAGAATGGAAGGGAAAGGAAAGGATgtcaatggaaaaaaaaaaaaagaagaatagagAAAAGTGGTTTCCATCCATCTTATTTGAATTAAGtatggaaagaaaagagagtaaatattgaattttcattttggttgaagaagaaaaagaaagtaaaaaaaaaaaatcaagcgtTAATTTACTGAGAAAGATAGAGAAAAATAatcttttaatttaatttttctccGTTTCGACCTACCTTTAGGCGAAAGCCATAATTCAATAAAATAATTAGACCCTCCCTCTCTCTATTCTTTCCTTTCCATCTTCAAAAGTCAATCCAAACAACAAAAATCAACTctctttaattcttttcttctttctttgcctcCCATTCCCTCGATCCAAAAGGGTACCTAATGGAGAAAGTATCGGCAACTGCTTTGAAGCATTTGTCACCCTCAACAAagggctttgtttggattgcatttttttagattttttatagaaaaattactgtaacgatttgatatatgtgaaataaaaaaataattgaaaaatgtgtccACGAAAAAGTtgcaatattttttgaaaatctgcaatccaaacacaccctaGAAATTCCCTCATaagtgattaattatgctaATAAACTAATTGAAAACTATAGTTTATTTGCAATTTGTATGTTATAGCATTTTTAAATGTTTTCACAGCTGTTACTTTTTATGGTTATATTCGCATTGGATAAGGATAATTTCCTTGGCCAGTCGAGTACCTTTCCATTTTCATGCGGTCCTGCTGTCGCCACTAAAGAACAGTCAAGTTGCTTCAATCATTGATTTACCGAATACTTGCGCACAACTCATGAGGAGTAATGGTTCAGGCCCACTTGCGGATGCAATTTTCCCCTTTCCACATTTGGGCTTCTGTGAGCCCGTTCATTCTGTCGGACTTTTCTGTTATACCAAACAATACTGAACATTAGAGCATTATTCAATGGATCAAAAACCAGATTAATTTGCACCAAAAAGATTGGATTTGCACCGTCTCTTGTTTCTCAAACAAGGGCGAAAAAAAGGAAGGCCGTGACTTACGTACAAATCAttcttcttaaaaaaaaatccagtaaaaaattttgatataaaaAGTCTAATAATTTTCTCTTACGCATCAAAGAAAGAAACTATAATAACTCAAATTGCAGGCCTAGTTCTATTTATTGCGGGAGTATGGATAAGATACACTTTAGATCTTAGAAATTAGGTGACTACAGTGCCATGCCTAGATTCCAAGTTCAACCAGAAAGATAGCAATAGCCCCCCGGGGCTAAAGCTGGTGGTAGTAGCTCAGTTGGGTGAGTACCTCCGCGAAGGTTCGAATCCCGGGTATCGGTCGATGATGTTGGGCAGCCTTTTCCGACCCGCAGGGAATTAGTTGGGTCATTAGGTACCCAGTCCGAAGACCCAGATACCCTTgcgtgacaaaaaaaaaaaaaaaacagaaagatAGCAATACCTTTTCGGTTTTTCGGttagaagaaaaaaacaaataGATATACTATCGGATGGCCaggaaaaacaaataaattagcTATGCCTTTTATTGAGGTTTATAAAAGTTTAAATGagtaaattgaaaattttaaacatTCACTTAGAGTgaaatttggaagaaaaaaaaaaggcaacttGCAGGATAGTATTCAACAAATCCAATAacctaaaaataagaaaattcgaGAGGATAATATACAAGAAAACCCAGATACATATCTTAACAACTTCATATACACGAATGTTTAGTCATAAGAAAATGCGTGGTTCTTGAAAATTAGATATCCAAAACTATTAAATAAATAGGTTTAATTAAATTACTTTTGGTGAGTAATTGACCCCTTGCAAAATTTTGTGGACAATTATAAAGAAGTCAACAAATTTTTTTaggaaatatattttaatgcaTGATGTAGTTTAAATTATACTAAAAGCTAAAATAATCTCTTCATATGTGTTAATTTTTAAGGTGTAAATTTTGCTTTTATTCCAatacaacaaaaataaatagtttAAGTCAACAAATTTACaccttataaaaatttaatcttatttcattttttattgttgttgtAAACTTCATAAGGAAAATACCATAAGAGTAGTATTGGAATAAAAATTTTATCCTTCTCGTATTTCCTCCAAAGGGGATAAAATGTTACAAAAAATATCAATTCAAGAAGAAAAGTAAGAttttaaaaacctcaagggatcCAAGTCATATTATTAAAAATCATGagagaggtttttgaaattatcccaactATTTATGTGTTGGCAGAAAATAAGGGTCGACCAACCTACCATGTCTTATATTCATATTCTGATAATTATTACCCTTCattgcatttatatactttccaTATTTAATCTTACCCACCTCTctaatatttatttacttttttaattaatgttatttttttttaaagatatcTTAAACAGGACATCTTAaagatatctttttttttttttttgatattgaaACCTTAAAGATAGCTTAACGAGTGTCTATCAAAGgagtcaaataaaaataattatttcatttattaagTAGGTCCCACGAAAATTAAAGGAGTCAATTTGTATCTGCCAATTCAAGTTTGCTGGTATCACGTTTTCATATCTGTGTTTTGTTTTTTATCAAGAAAGTAACGTACTGCACTATTTACCAGCCTAAAGAGAAAAGGATGAATAATGGCAAATGCAATCCAAAAAGAATAAAGATAAACACTCCAAAATCCTAATTTTGGATATGAACTAAAATaagaataatttcaaaataaaaaagagaataTTTAGAGTTTAAATATGTATATGACCTCCCAATGTAAACATAAAACCAGGATTATATCTAGAATTTAGATATATATTGGTTAGACTCCTCTCCATTAATTGTAAATGATTTTTTCTCTATTACacctaaataaatataattataatattatttttgaaaataaaagataTCCATATTATAGTTCTCtagttgtttaaagtatataaaaaattgaaattaaattgattaaatttgatTGTTGGATTAAATTTTATAACTTTTATCATAATTTTGACCCATTTGCACTATCAAAATGTTTTGTGCAAATTGAAAGACAAAACATTCATAAACGAGTTTGATTTTTAAGTATGTTGATCTACTTGTGAAATAAAATTATATCAACACAAATAGATTATTGTGAAAAA
This window encodes:
- the LOC113697747 gene encoding homeobox-leucine zipper protein ATHB-40, whose protein sequence is MTSSMSHQADQQMVLISQYYPGIYSQLAPAEQGEVKSRRRRKKNRGGESSSSGVRKRKLSQEQVNLLEINFGSEHKLESERKDRLASELGLDPRQVAVWFQNRRARWKSKKLEEEYSKLKSEHENTVVEKCRLETEVLKLKEQVSEAEKEIHRLLERSDGVSSNSPSSSFSMEAIEPPFLGEFGMEGFENVFYVPETNYVNGLEWVNIYNM